One Aulosira sp. FACHB-615 DNA segment encodes these proteins:
- a CDS encoding VCBS repeat-containing protein, which yields MSLTSKSSALQVTAFSDSLKKSSDLLDVLDNNQGIGKTFLGSSSASTLDTSSLSTQQNTTSKVTASANPNPNPYLKSAAIAPDFNGDGKVDKLWVNAQTGEIVLRLMDGGQILSQGSMGTFDINSWTYRIADFNNDGKTDFLLRNMKTGENRVALIDGTRVASTAALERVDPNLNPLIGDFNGDRKTDIFWNNAQTGQNALWTMDGTRVASANVLETTAVGLTPTVVDFDGNGRSDIFWRNANTGANSAWFMNGTQVSKFNLQSQSSALTPILGDFNGDLKTDILWRNSSSGQNKIWTMNGIVVTEAAAKTLDSSWQANIVDFDGDGKTDIFWRNKTTGENTAWLMNGTAVKSEAFLPSNSASLTPSFGDFNGDGKTDVYWRDQASGADKIWTVNGTQATESTVATQSRLGAAWYTG from the coding sequence ATGTCTTTAACTTCAAAATCATCAGCTTTACAAGTAACAGCATTTTCTGACTCTTTGAAAAAATCCAGTGATTTGTTAGACGTTCTCGACAACAATCAAGGAATTGGCAAAACTTTTTTAGGCAGTAGTTCCGCGTCAACATTAGATACAAGCTCTTTATCAACACAGCAAAATACAACATCAAAAGTTACAGCCAGCGCCAATCCTAACCCCAACCCTTACCTAAAGAGTGCAGCGATCGCACCTGATTTTAACGGTGATGGTAAAGTTGATAAACTCTGGGTGAATGCTCAAACAGGTGAGATTGTCCTACGCCTCATGGATGGTGGACAAATCCTCTCCCAAGGTTCTATGGGTACGTTTGACATTAACTCTTGGACTTACAGAATTGCCGATTTTAATAATGATGGCAAAACTGACTTTCTGTTGCGGAATATGAAGACAGGGGAGAACAGAGTTGCCCTCATAGATGGTACAAGAGTCGCTAGTACCGCCGCCTTAGAAAGAGTAGATCCCAACTTGAATCCCTTAATTGGTGATTTCAATGGCGATCGCAAAACAGATATCTTCTGGAATAATGCTCAAACTGGCCAAAATGCCCTTTGGACAATGGATGGTACAAGAGTTGCCAGTGCCAATGTTCTAGAAACCACAGCAGTTGGTTTAACTCCAACCGTTGTTGATTTTGACGGTAACGGTAGAAGCGATATCTTCTGGCGCAATGCCAATACTGGCGCTAACAGTGCTTGGTTTATGAATGGCACACAAGTCAGCAAGTTTAACCTACAATCTCAATCTTCGGCTTTAACTCCCATCCTCGGCGATTTCAACGGCGACTTAAAGACTGATATTCTGTGGCGTAACTCTTCCAGTGGTCAAAACAAAATTTGGACTATGAACGGTATCGTCGTCACCGAAGCCGCAGCTAAGACACTCGATTCTTCTTGGCAAGCTAACATTGTTGATTTTGACGGTGACGGCAAAACCGATATCTTCTGGCGCAATAAAACAACTGGTGAGAATACAGCTTGGTTAATGAATGGTACAGCCGTTAAGTCTGAAGCCTTCCTCCCCAGCAACAGCGCATCCTTGACACCATCCTTTGGCGATTTCAATGGCGATGGTAAAACCGATGTCTACTGGCGTGATCAAGCTTCTGGTGCAGATAAGATTTGGACAGTGAATGGCACACAAGCTACAGAATCTACTGTCGCTACTCAAAGTAGACTTGGTGCGGCTTGGTATACCGGCTAA
- a CDS encoding DNA mismatch repair protein has product MSEINIGDYLAHPLVRYRNHLEFNGYHVDEEDELLLCRHPRKHGLIVKNVPNRGVLIRILYSCNLNVDRYNLLEYVNELNLLFMFMKAYIDNSGSNLYMETFCEGEYDRTNFSIVLDNIEYDMEMFINHHQTRECLL; this is encoded by the coding sequence ATGTCAGAAATTAACATCGGTGATTATTTAGCTCACCCCTTGGTGAGATATCGCAATCATTTAGAATTCAATGGTTATCACGTTGATGAAGAAGATGAATTACTGTTATGTCGTCACCCAAGAAAGCATGGTTTAATAGTTAAAAATGTACCAAATCGAGGTGTATTAATTAGAATTCTTTATTCTTGCAATCTGAATGTAGATAGATATAATCTTTTAGAATACGTAAATGAACTGAATTTATTATTTATGTTTATGAAAGCATATATTGATAATTCAGGCAGTAATTTATATATGGAAACCTTTTGTGAGGGTGAATATGATAGAACAAATTTTTCAATTGTCTTAGACAATATTGAATATGACATGGAAATGTTTATCAATCATCATCAAACTAGAGAATGTTTATTATAA